The following is a genomic window from Paraburkholderia largidicola.
TGAGTTTTTTTATTCAATTTGGAACCGATTGGTTCCGTATGGAGAGCCGTCCATGTCACCAAATGATCCCGTCTCGCCCGACCCGCGTCGCTGGGCCATGTTTTCGGTCCTGCTCGTCGGCGCGTTCCTGCCGCCGCTGGACTTCTTCATCATCAATGTCGCGCTGCCGTCGATCCGCGCGGAACTGGGCGCCTCGTCATCGGCCGAGCAACTGGTCATTTCGTCTTATGCCGGCCTGTACGCGGTGACGCTGATCACCGGCGGGCGGTTGGGCGACCTGTTCGGCCGCGGCCGCATGTTCTTTCTCGGGTTGATCGGCTTTGCGACGGCCTCGACGCTGTGCGGCCTCGCGAGCTCGCCGTGGACACTCATCGTCGGTCGCGCGTTGCAGGGCGTGACCGCCGCGATCATGGCGCCGCAGGCGCTCGCTTCGATCCAGGCGATCTTCCCGGAAACGGAAAAGCCGCTCGCGCTCAGCCTGTATGGCGCGGTGTTCGGCCTCGCCGCCGTGGTCGGTCAGGCGCTTGGGGGGATCCTGATCTCGCTGAACCTGTTGAACCTGGGTTGGCGCACGATCTTCCTCGTCAACCTGCCGCTGGCAATTCTGGTGGTGCTGTTCGGCGTTCCGCTCTTGAAGGAAACGCGTGCGCAGCATGCGCGCAAGCTCGACCTCGGCGGCACCGCGCTGTCGATGCTGACGCTGGGCGCGCTGATCGTGCCGCTGATCGAGGGGCGCGAAGCAGGCTGGCCCCTATGGGCATGGGTGTCGCTGATCGCGGCGCCGGCCCTCGCCGGGTTCTTCTGGCGGTATGAGCGCAGGCTGGGCAGCCGCGGCGGCGCACCGCTGCTCGATCCGGCCGCGCTGCGCGCGCCAGGGCTGGGACGGGCGTTGCTGATCGCGCTGCTGCTGTACGCGATCGGCGCGTTCTTCCTGCTGTTCTCGGTGTATCTGCAGAATGCATTGCATGTCGACGCGCTGAGCGCGGGCCTCGTGTTCTTGCCGTTCGGCGTGGGGTTTTTGCTCGGCCCGTTGTCGACCCCGTTCTGCGCACGTCTCATCGGCGCTTACGTCAATCCGTTTGGCATGGGGCTGGAGGTCGTCGGGCTCGTCGGACTCGCGTGGTTGGTCGATGCCACGCCGATCGGGATGCCGCTCGCGTCAGTGCCGCTCGCCGCCGCCCTGTTCGTCATCGGTTTCGGACAGGGGCTCGCGCTGCCCACGCTGATGCGCATGGTGACCGGGCGCGTCGCACCGGCGCTTTCCGGCATGATCGCGGGCATCGCCAGTTCGACGCTGCAGGTCAGCACCTCGCTCAGCGTCGCGATCATCGGCGGAATTTTCTATATGGTCCTCGGCGCGCGCCAGGATCCGGCCGCCATTGCGCACGCGTTCATCGTCGCGCTGCTCTCGATTTCATTGTTCCTCGCCGTCGGCGCCGCGCTGGGCATCTCGCTCGCACGCGCGCCCGCCGCGCCGACATCGGTGCGGGCGGCCGCCCGGCCGGGCTTTGGCTCTGAATGCAATCGGCCGTAATCGTCCATCTGTCGTTTTCTGACGTCGCTGGCGCGCTCCACTTGCGGGCCCTTCCGGCGACTCGCGGTACATGTCTAACGTGTGTCGTCACGTGGCGTACTGGCGACTGATCTTCAGCAGTTACCAGACTCTTCCGTTGCGGCGGCATCTCGCTTCACTGCCACGCACTTGATCTCGACCAGCAAGCCGGGATGCGCGAGTTCGGACACGCCTATCGAAGTCCAAGCGCATGTGCCGCGTGGAAAAACCCGGTTCTTCACTTCACGGAATGTAGGCATATGCGTGCTCATCTGCACGTGGTATGTCGTCATATCGACGACATCTTCAAAAGTGCATCCAGCCGCTTGCAGAACCACGCGCAAATTATCCCAGCACGCGAGGAATTGCGCCTCGGGATCGGCGATGACTTCGAGGGCAACGGTCCGCCCGACCTGCCCCGCGCAGAAAACTATGGAACCAGCCTTCACGGCCGGTACATAACCGGCGCGCTCTACGATACGTTGCATCGTCGGCGGGATGATCAATTCACGGACTGTCATGTGTCTCACCCGTTACAGGATTGAAGCGGTCATTCACCGCAGCCCAGATTATGACCGTGTGTGTCCGGATCGAGGCAGAGTGACGCGTCATTCGCTCGCCGGAAGGCGGTCGTGGGCAAGGGCCTATTGCACCCCCGGACATAGAAGTTGCGCGACGATCTCAAGTGGCCGTTCATGGCCGAATGGGTGAGGTCGCCATCGGCCGCTTTAAGGTAATTCGGCTCACAAAACCCGGATTCGACAGATTCGACTGACTGACCGCTCTGGAGGGAGTCGTCTGACCGTAGTGGGTCGACTAGGGAAGGTCGGCGACCAATCCGGGCGGCCCGTTCGTCATCAGCCGAGGGATTTCCGGGTTCGCCAATAAGCGTTGTTCGTGCGACACCGAAAGCTGCCGTTCCTATGACCGATGTACTCTCGCAGCGGCCGTCGAGGTAAGGCTCGCCTGAGCGGCTGTAGAGGGTCGGTTTTTGCTTTTAGCATAGTCGGAGTCGTAACAATGATGTGCATTAGATCGTGTTCGGCCATAAAGGAAACACGTTGTCCATTTAAGGCCCGATCGTGACAAGGAGTGTCACGTCTACGGCGTAATCCGGCGGCGGAATGCCTGGCCCGAAGTCGCCCGCGAGATAGTGAAACCTGCCGCCATAATGAATCGTGTGCGGACCTGGCGGCAACGGCCGAAGCATGAGGTAGTAGCCGTCAGCGACACCCGTACCCGTTCCGTAAATCTGTTCAGGTAGACCAAAAACCCAACGGAACGCTGCTGTGAATGTGATACGGTCGGTAGAAACACGATACGACTCAATATCGTTCACAGGAACGTTGTCGATAGTGACAAACATGTCCTGGATCCGGTCGGCGAAGCGGTCCGCGATTGCACGTTCGCCCGACGCCTTGGTTGGGGTGTATGCGCCGGGAGGCAGCAATGTCGACGAAAAAGTATCCAGTGTTGCGAGCAGGATAGACGTCCCTGCAGGGATAACGTCTGCGGACTGGTCGCAAACCTGTGGCGCATTTGGAACGTCCAGGGCGTGGAAGTAGGGGCTGGGCGTGTTTAGGGTTGTAGGACGCCTGCCCTGATCCATCGACACGTCAACTCCCCCAGACGCCAGCGGGCAGGCGTCCTACAAGCCCCAAGGGAGGAAACCGCGGAGTGCTCCGGCATGGTCTGAACGTTTCACCGCTATGGCGATTTGTTCGATCCCATTGAAGGCATGGTGGATATAAACGCGGGTAAATCTGCGGTTAGACACGCATGATCGCGGCGACGGCACAGCGGTGGGTTGTCATCGCGCCGACTCGGCCAGCGCCAGACTGCCTGTTTGGAACGATAGGCACAGGCGTCTGCTATTGGCTCTCGTTGCCGAAGAGCCGACAGTCGAATTGTGCATCCTGACACGATGGCGTTCATGCGTGGGCGCACTCGACAGGCGGTGCCCGGATAGGTCTGCTGCGTTGGAGTATGTCGATGATGATCATTGGCGAACCGCAGTGCCGGCAAACGAAGCTTGGCGGTACTTCCACGGTGGATACGACGTTGGCACTGAGGCCGACACTGTTAGGCGCGGCGCCCAGCAACTCGCGTATCGTCGCGAGATTCTCGCGCCGCGATGGGTTCGCGAGCAGACCGTAGTGGCGGATGCGGTGGAAGCCGCCAGGCAGCACGTGCAGCAGGAACCGGCGCACGAACTCATCTGCCTGGAGCGTCATGGTCTTGTTGCGTGTGCGTCCGTCTACGCGGTAGTCCTTCCAGCGGAAGGTGACGCCATGTTCGTCGAGCGCGACCAGGCGTTGGTTGGAGATCGCCACCCGGTGGGTATAGCGTGACAGATAGGCGAGCACTGCTTTGGGCCCTGCAAACGGGCGTTTGGCGTATACCACCCACTCACATGTACGCATTGGCGCAAGCCACCCGGCAAAGGCTGCCATATCGTTGAGCTCGGCGTATTCGCCGAAGAAGCGCAACTGGCCGCGGCGATAGATCGCTTCCAGCTCCTCGAGGAAGCGTCGCCGGAACAGGCGCGAGAGCACGCGCACCGGAAGGAAGAAGCCTGGCTTGCACGCTACCCACCTGCTTCGGTCCGGCGACAGCCCACCACCGGGAACGATGCCATGCACATGGGGATGATGCGTGAGCGCGGAGCCCCAGGTATGCAGCACGAGAGTGGCACCGATCTGTGCCCCGAGATGCTTCGGATCGGCGGCGATGCTGCGCAATGTTTCGGCCGCGATATCGAACAGCAGCCCATAGATGACGGCCTTGTTGTAGTACGCAATCGCGCTGATCGCAGCCGGCAGCGTAAAGACCACGTGGTAGTACTCGACGGGAAGAAGATCGGCCTCACGCGCTTGGAGCCACCGGCGCGCAGCGGTAGCCTGACACCTCGGACAATGTCTGTTGCGGCATGAGTTGTAGGCGATCTCGATCCTGGCGCATCCCTGGCAACGCAGCACGTGCCCTCCCAGCGCCGCGCTGCGGCACTGTTCGATCGCTGACATCACCTTCAGTTGCCCAAGGTTCAGGTGAGCGGATTGGCGCCACGCTGGACCAAGAGCGCGGAAGACGTCGGCTACCTCGAGCGCGCAATGCGCCACGACGGCTATCTACGCAGGATCCAGACCATCGAGAGGGCTGACCACTTCACGCAGAATATCGGTGGCGACCTGGGCATAAAGCGCTGTGGTCTCGAGCTTCTTGTGCCCAAGCATGACCTGAATCACGCGGATATCGACCTTCTGTTCCAGTAGGTGGGTGGCAAAGCTATGGCGCAAGGTGTGCATGGACACACGCTTGTCGATTCCAGCGGCCTCGGCGGCCGCATGGACCACCCGATTGAGTTGACGGGTGCTGAGCGATTCAATCGGATTGAGCCCGGGAAACAGCCAGCCGCCGTCGAGCATCTTGCCCTGGGCCCGGGCCACTCGCCACCAGACCCGCAGGCGCTCAAGCAGCACCGGGGACAGCATCGCGTAGCGGTCCTTCTGACCTTTACCCTGTTCAACGCGCAGCGTCATGCGCTGGCTGTCGATGTCTCCGACCTTCAGGGCCACCACCTCGCTGGCACGTAGTCCTGTGCCATAGGCTACTGCGAGCGCTGTCTGATGCTTGAGGTTACTGGCCGCCGCGATCAGCCGCCCCACTTCGTCGCGGCTGAGTATGACGGGCAAGGTACGCGGAAGATAAATCGGACGCATCTTCGCCATCAACTCCCCTTGACCGAGCGTGGTGGCAAAGAAGAACTTCAATCCGGTGATCGCCGCGTTGAGGGAAATCGGCGACACACCGCGGTCAACCAGATGTAGCTGATAGCGCCGCAAGTCCTCGACGGTGGCGGTGTCAGGCGAGCGACCGAGAAAGACGGTGAACTCTCGAACCACACGAAGATAGTTGGCTTGTGTGGCTGGCGCGAGGCGGCGCATGCGCATGTCGTCCATCATGCGCTGGCGTAGCGGACTGATGCCTTGGCTGGGGGTAGTCATGGCTGGGCTCCTGTTGAGCAACGAGGCGGAGTGCCTCATTGCTCAACATAGGAAACCGGGCGGGTTTCCTATGAAGAACCACCGCGTTCAAACGGAGTGCATACCGCGCGAGCGGTTTAGTCCAATGGCCCAGTACCAGACGCTGCCGCTTTGGCCAACCGAAATTGGACGGGAACAGTTGATGAGCGGATTCGGGTAGAAAGGACCGTTGTCGATACCGTTCACCCATTGCCAGAAAGAAACCACCCACTGTTTATAGGTTTGCCCCTGGAAGGGCGCATGCCGGGGAGCGACCAGACGCCCGGTGGATTTGTCAGCGGCGGGAGTGACCGGGTTGGCGACGGCTTTGTTAGCAGCCGTTA
Proteins encoded in this region:
- a CDS encoding RidA family protein → MTVRELIIPPTMQRIVERAGYVPAVKAGSIVFCAGQVGRTVALEVIADPEAQFLACWDNLRVVLQAAGCTFEDVVDMTTYHVQMSTHMPTFREVKNRVFPRGTCAWTSIGVSELAHPGLLVEIKCVAVKRDAAATEESGNC
- a CDS encoding IS91 family transposase translates to MAHCALEVADVFRALGPAWRQSAHLNLGQLKVMSAIEQCRSAALGGHVLRCQGCARIEIAYNSCRNRHCPRCQATAARRWLQAREADLLPVEYYHVVFTLPAAISAIAYYNKAVIYGLLFDIAAETLRSIAADPKHLGAQIGATLVLHTWGSALTHHPHVHGIVPGGGLSPDRSRWVACKPGFFLPVRVLSRLFRRRFLEELEAIYRRGQLRFFGEYAELNDMAAFAGWLAPMRTCEWVVYAKRPFAGPKAVLAYLSRYTHRVAISNQRLVALDEHGVTFRWKDYRVDGRTRNKTMTLQADEFVRRFLLHVLPGGFHRIRHYGLLANPSRRENLATIRELLGAAPNSVGLSANVVSTVEVPPSFVCRHCGSPMIIIDILQRSRPIRAPPVECAHA
- a CDS encoding MFS transporter; its protein translation is MSPNDPVSPDPRRWAMFSVLLVGAFLPPLDFFIINVALPSIRAELGASSSAEQLVISSYAGLYAVTLITGGRLGDLFGRGRMFFLGLIGFATASTLCGLASSPWTLIVGRALQGVTAAIMAPQALASIQAIFPETEKPLALSLYGAVFGLAAVVGQALGGILISLNLLNLGWRTIFLVNLPLAILVVLFGVPLLKETRAQHARKLDLGGTALSMLTLGALIVPLIEGREAGWPLWAWVSLIAAPALAGFFWRYERRLGSRGGAPLLDPAALRAPGLGRALLIALLLYAIGAFFLLFSVYLQNALHVDALSAGLVFLPFGVGFLLGPLSTPFCARLIGAYVNPFGMGLEVVGLVGLAWLVDATPIGMPLASVPLAAALFVIGFGQGLALPTLMRMVTGRVAPALSGMIAGIASSTLQVSTSLSVAIIGGIFYMVLGARQDPAAIAHAFIVALLSISLFLAVGAALGISLARAPAAPTSVRAAARPGFGSECNRP
- a CDS encoding tyrosine-type recombinase/integrase — its product is MTTPSQGISPLRQRMMDDMRMRRLAPATQANYLRVVREFTVFLGRSPDTATVEDLRRYQLHLVDRGVSPISLNAAITGLKFFFATTLGQGELMAKMRPIYLPRTLPVILSRDEVGRLIAAASNLKHQTALAVAYGTGLRASEVVALKVGDIDSQRMTLRVEQGKGQKDRYAMLSPVLLERLRVWWRVARAQGKMLDGGWLFPGLNPIESLSTRQLNRVVHAAAEAAGIDKRVSMHTLRHSFATHLLEQKVDIRVIQVMLGHKKLETTALYAQVATDILREVVSPLDGLDPA